The Drosophila nasuta strain 15112-1781.00 chromosome 2L, ASM2355853v1, whole genome shotgun sequence genome window below encodes:
- the LOC132789997 gene encoding LOW QUALITY PROTEIN: tubulin gamma-2 chain (The sequence of the model RefSeq protein was modified relative to this genomic sequence to represent the inferred CDS: deleted 1 base in 1 codon), translating into MPSEIITLQLGQCGNQIGFEFWKRLCLEHGISPEGVLEDFAADGHDHKDIFFYQADDNHYIPRAVLLDLEPRVIHNIMSSPYAKLYNPENVYLSKHGGGAGNNWASGFSQGEKVQEEVFDILDREADGSDSLEGFVLCHSIAGGTGSGMGSYLLERLSDRFPKKLIQTYSVFPNQDEISDVVVQPYNSILTLKRLTKCADSVVVLDNTALNRIATERLHIQTPTFTQINNLVSTIMSVSTSTLRYPSYMNNNLIGLTAPLIPTPQLHFLMTGYTPLITDHEVSLKALREFNAKLIAFRFKSRQKTNVRKTTVLDVMRRLLQPKNMMVSSTADKSHCYISILNIIQGEVDPTQVHKSLQRIRERKLAQFIPWAPASIQVALSRSSPYVQSAHKVSGLMMANNTGISALFNRALLQYDKLRKRNAFLEQFRREAIFQDDLNELDLARDTVDSLIQEYVAATKMDYRNWSPDANGVKP; encoded by the exons atGCCAAGTGAAATAATTACATTGCAATTAGGCCAATGCGGCAACCAGA TTGGCTTCGAGTTTTGGAAGCGTCTTTGCCTAGAACATGGCATTTCCCCCGAAGGCGTTCTCGAGGACTTTGCTGCCGATGGCCACGATCACAAGGATATTTTTTTCTATCAGGCAGACGACAACCATTATATACCACGTGCTGTTCTACTTGATTTGGAGCCTCGCGTCATTCACAACATTATGAGCTCACCCTATGCCAAA CTCTACAATCCGGAGAATGTTTATTTGTCGAAGCATGGCGGCGGCGCTGGCAACAACTGGGCATCTGGCTTTAGCCAGGGCGAAAAGGTCCAAGAGGAAGTCTTTGATATTTTGGATCGCGAGGCCGATGGCAGTGACTCTCTGGAAGGCTTTGTGCTTTGTCATTCCATAGCGGGAGGCACTGGCTCAGGCATGGGATCGTATCTGCTGGAAAGATTGTCAGATCGATTTCCCAAGAAGCTAATACAAACGTATAGCGTGTTTCCCAATCAGGACGAGATCAGCGACGTTGTTGTGCAGCCCTATAACTCGATACTGACGCTAAAGCGACTCACCAAGTGCGCCGACAGTGTTGTTGTGTTGGACAACACAGCTTTGAATCGGATTGCCACCGAGCGGCTTCACATACAAACTCCCACATTCACACAGATCAACAATCTGGTGTCCACGATCATGAGCGTGAGCACCAGCACCTTACGTTATCCTTCGTATATGAATAACAATCTTATTGGACTGACGGCACCTTTGATTCCCACTCCACAACTGCACTTTTTGATGACAGGCTACACCCCATTAATCACTGATCACGAGGTGAGTTTGAAGGCGCTGAGAGAATTCAATGCTAAGCTTATTGCTTTTCGATTTAAATCtagacaaaaaacaaatgtgcGCAAGACAACAGTTCTAGACGTTATGCGTCGTCTACTGCAGCCA AAAAACATGATGGTGTCTTCGACAGCCGACAAGAGTCACTGCTACATCTCCATTCTTAACATAATCCAAGGCGAGGTAGATCCGACCCAAGTGCACAAGTCACTGCAACGCATTAGGGAGCGAAAGCTGGCCCAGTTTATACCCTGGGCTCCGGCTAGCATCCAGGTGGCATTGTCAAGAAGTTCACCCTATGTGCAGTCGGCGCACAAAGTGTCTGGTCTGATGATGGCTAATAACACGGGCATCAGTGCTCTCTTCAATCGAGCTCTTCTCCAGTATGACAAGCTGAGAAAGCGCAATGCATTTCTTGAACAATTCAGGCGTGAGGCCATCTTCCAGGATGATCTAAACGAACTGGATTTGGCCCGCGATACTGTTGACAGCCTAATACAGGAATACGTGGCCGCTACTAAAATGGACTACAGAAACTGGAGTCCCGATGCCAACGGTGTGAAGCCATAA
- the LOC132790004 gene encoding male-specific sperm protein Mst84Dd yields the protein MCCGPAGCCPSCGPPCGGPYCKPCCVEMCFSPFTPAYLQCSYCCGC from the coding sequence ATGTGTTGCGGACCTGCTGGTTGTTGCCCATCCTGTGGACCTCCATGTGGCGGACCTTATTGCAAGCCGTGCTGTGTTGAAATGTGTTTTTCGCCTTTTACACCTGCATATTTGCAATGCTCttattgctgtggctgttga